AAAGCAACGGAATTCTCTGACAGAAGCCGCTTAATCCCAAACAACTACGGGTGACGTTGACTTGCAGCGACTTCTCTCCTATTTCCGATAAAGTTTAATGTTTAACCCGCTCGCTACAATATCGCTTCTGGTTGGGAGGAGCGATCGCGGATGCTGACTTATTCATAGGTTGTCCTGGGTGGTTCGGATGCCTTTTGCCATGTTGGAAGCTGTTAGTATGAGTCTAAGTATTTTGCCTGTGGAGCTATGAGCGGTATGGTGCGCAATCACATCAAGAATGCGATACAACGCTTGTTCCCGACATTGATGAAAGTGGATGAGGCGATCGCCCCTGGAAAAAAGTAGCTGCTCCTGGCATCGAGACATCGGAACTAGGAGCATCGTCATCACTAGGCTTAAAACCCGGCGCGCCCTTCCCTGGGGTGCGGTTGCCGGAGAACTTTGTGCCGCGGCCCAGGGCGTTGGCGGCGGTGAAGGAGAAGCTGCTGGCGGATTGTGGACAAACCCTGGTGGTGAGCGCTATTTCGGGTCTGGGGGGATTGGGCAAATCGGTGCTGGCAACGGCGATCGCGCTGGATCCCCAGGTGCAGGGGCGGTTCTCGGATGGAGTTTTGTGGGTGACGCTGGGCCAGAACCCTAACTTGGCAAGTCTGTTGGGGGATTGGGTGCGGACGTTGGACAAGTCGCGGGATAGCTATTCGGTGACGACACTGGAGCTAGCGCGAGACTATCTGCACAATTTGCTGATCGAGCGGCGAATGTTGCTGGTGGTGGATGATGTGTGGAATGCGGCTCATGCGGAGTGGTTTCGGGTCGGGGGATCAGGATGTCGGGTGTTGGTAACAACGCGGGAGGCGCGGCTGGCGGGGGCGGAGTATCACGAACTGGATTTGATGACGGAAGCGGAGGCGATTTCCCTGGTGCAGCAAAAACTGGGGGAGGCTTGGCGAGAGGAAGATGAGGCAGAGTTTAGGGGGTTTGCCAAGTCTTTGAGCTACTTGCCGCTGGCGTTGGACTTGGCGGCGAACCAGGTGCAGGATGGCTTGACCTGGGCGGAGCTACGCCAGGAGATTGAGGAAGAACGGCGGGCGGTGGCGGTGGCGTTGCTGGACTCCACGGAGGCATGGGAGGCGCTGGATCAGGAGAAACAGCGCAAGTATAGTTTGCGGGCTTGTTTTA
This Candidatus Obscuribacterales bacterium DNA region includes the following protein-coding sequences:
- a CDS encoding NB-ARC domain-containing protein, which gives rise to MPRPRALAAVKEKLLADCGQTLVVSAISGLGGLGKSVLATAIALDPQVQGRFSDGVLWVTLGQNPNLASLLGDWVRTLDKSRDSYSVTTLELARDYLHNLLIERRMLLVVDDVWNAAHAEWFRVGGSGCRVLVTTREARLAGAEYHELDLMTEAEAISLVQQKLGEAWREEDEAEFRGFAKSLSYLPLALDLAANQVQDGLTWAELRQEIEEERRAVAVALLDSTEAWEALDQEKQRKYSLRACF